From a single Cyclobacterium marinum DSM 745 genomic region:
- a CDS encoding aldehyde dehydrogenase family protein produces the protein MIKNKNLYIDGRWQEALSKEVRSIYNPFDKQVLASVAEGGRVDAKKAILSAKSAFNSGEWRNFSAVERGRMVYALGDLIEDNKEELARLETLNTGKTYVESIWDMDDIAGIFRYYGGLADKNEGEGIASPNPNSQSRVIKEPIGVVGMICPWNYPLLQAAWKIAPALAAGCTMVIKPSEFTPLTTLLWTELAEKVGFPKGVINTVLGPGHSIGAELAENPDVDMISFTGGVVTGKKIMKAAAGNVKKVALELGGKNPHILFEDGDWETAIDFILNGVFFHAGQICSAGTRVMVATPIHDQVVKHLEQRIKKIKLGNGMDKETQMGPLISDSQLEKVSNHVENAIAEGAKLIAGGKQPSSPALANGFFYEPTLLVGCTKEMAIVKEEIFGPVIHIEKFDTEEEAVKNANDTIYGLSAGFWTRDAQRMERVSKALRFGTVWVNDFNVYFVQAPWGGYKQSGLGRELGHTGLEEFQEIKHIYQNFNPSPLNWFGN, from the coding sequence TTGATCAAAAATAAAAACCTATATATCGACGGTCGCTGGCAAGAAGCCTTATCCAAGGAGGTACGATCCATCTACAATCCATTTGACAAGCAAGTTCTCGCATCTGTAGCAGAAGGCGGTCGAGTTGACGCTAAAAAAGCCATCCTAAGTGCCAAATCTGCATTTAATTCAGGTGAATGGCGAAATTTCTCTGCCGTTGAACGCGGGAGAATGGTGTATGCATTGGGTGATCTGATTGAAGATAATAAGGAAGAATTAGCCAGATTAGAAACCCTAAATACAGGAAAGACCTATGTTGAAAGTATTTGGGATATGGACGATATTGCCGGAATATTTAGGTATTATGGTGGACTTGCAGACAAAAACGAAGGGGAAGGAATTGCAAGCCCAAATCCTAATTCACAAAGCAGGGTAATAAAAGAACCGATTGGGGTTGTAGGCATGATTTGTCCTTGGAATTATCCCCTTCTTCAAGCAGCATGGAAAATTGCCCCTGCTTTAGCTGCCGGCTGCACAATGGTCATCAAACCAAGTGAATTCACTCCACTAACAACCTTGCTTTGGACAGAACTCGCAGAAAAGGTCGGTTTTCCCAAAGGAGTTATTAATACAGTATTAGGTCCGGGACATAGTATAGGTGCTGAACTTGCCGAGAATCCAGATGTAGACATGATTTCCTTTACCGGTGGAGTGGTCACCGGAAAGAAAATCATGAAGGCTGCCGCAGGAAATGTTAAAAAAGTAGCACTTGAACTGGGAGGAAAAAATCCACATATTCTATTTGAAGATGGAGACTGGGAAACAGCCATTGATTTTATCTTGAATGGTGTTTTCTTCCATGCAGGTCAGATTTGCTCTGCAGGCACTAGGGTGATGGTGGCAACTCCAATCCACGATCAAGTAGTAAAGCACTTAGAGCAAAGGATTAAAAAAATTAAACTGGGAAATGGAATGGACAAAGAAACCCAAATGGGGCCTCTTATTTCTGATTCCCAACTAGAAAAGGTGTCTAACCATGTCGAAAATGCCATCGCAGAAGGGGCAAAATTGATTGCCGGTGGTAAGCAACCATCCTCCCCTGCCTTGGCCAATGGTTTTTTTTATGAGCCAACTTTATTAGTAGGCTGCACCAAAGAAATGGCAATAGTAAAAGAAGAAATCTTTGGACCTGTAATACATATTGAAAAATTTGACACCGAAGAGGAAGCCGTAAAAAATGCCAATGATACCATATATGGTTTGTCGGCAGGATTCTGGACCAGAGATGCTCAAAGAATGGAAAGGGTTTCTAAGGCCCTTCGGTTCGGAACTGTATGGGTCAATGACTTCAATGTTTATTTTGTGCAAGCTCCATGGGGAGGATATAAACAGTCCGGCCTAGGTAGAGAGTTGGGCCATACCGGATTAGAAGAATTTCAAGAAATCAAACACATCTATCAAAATTTCAACCCTTCGCCATTAAATTGGTTTGGAAATTAA
- a CDS encoding sodium:solute symporter family protein, producing the protein MIILYIGYYASKKESGDQTSQGLLLAGRRMPAWIGIFTMTATWVGGGYIIGTSEAVYDSARGLVWAQAPWGYALSLILGGLFFAKKIRSFGYTTFIDVFEHKYGKKTAAILFIPALIGEVFWSAAILAALGITFATIFELDLETSILVSASIAIGYTMMGGLWSVAYTDVVQLIFIIVGLGISIPFALDKIGGIEAALNIYDQQFTNGFNLFPSLSAFSGTDPAWGNSIWVWLDFALLLIMGGIPWQVYFQRVLSSNSDKSAIRLSIFGGICCALMAIPAIFIGVAGVGFDWSQSSLGVAPEATMVLPYVLLEMTPPIIAALGLGAVAAAVMSSVDSSILSAASMFTWNFYRPLLKPSCSDKQIKNSIRLAILGIGLISTWLALTLQSVYELWYLCADLVYVVLFPQLVMALYFKKANKRGAIAGIIVGIFLRFGGGEPIFSIPPFIPYPMEDPIDGIQFPFRTFSMICSLISILIVSLLFPIKKTN; encoded by the coding sequence TTGATTATACTATATATTGGTTATTACGCCAGTAAAAAAGAATCAGGAGATCAAACTTCACAAGGCCTTTTATTAGCAGGAAGGAGAATGCCGGCATGGATCGGTATTTTCACCATGACAGCCACCTGGGTGGGTGGTGGTTATATCATTGGAACCAGTGAAGCTGTCTATGACAGTGCCAGAGGACTGGTATGGGCACAAGCTCCTTGGGGTTATGCACTTAGCCTTATCTTAGGCGGTTTGTTTTTTGCTAAAAAAATCAGAAGTTTTGGTTATACCACATTTATTGATGTTTTTGAACATAAGTATGGCAAAAAAACTGCAGCTATACTCTTTATTCCTGCCTTGATTGGGGAAGTATTTTGGAGTGCTGCCATTCTCGCTGCCTTAGGAATAACCTTCGCTACTATTTTTGAATTGGACCTAGAAACATCCATTCTTGTCTCAGCTAGTATTGCCATTGGTTACACAATGATGGGAGGATTATGGTCTGTTGCATATACAGATGTGGTCCAACTGATTTTTATAATTGTTGGACTTGGCATTTCCATACCTTTTGCCTTGGATAAGATTGGAGGAATTGAGGCTGCCCTTAATATTTATGACCAACAATTCACCAATGGTTTCAATTTATTCCCCAGCCTAAGCGCCTTCAGCGGAACCGATCCTGCTTGGGGGAATAGCATCTGGGTGTGGTTGGATTTTGCCTTGTTGTTAATAATGGGAGGTATTCCATGGCAAGTTTATTTTCAAAGGGTTTTGTCTTCAAATTCAGACAAGTCCGCCATTAGATTATCTATTTTTGGAGGAATATGTTGTGCCTTAATGGCAATTCCCGCAATATTTATAGGAGTTGCCGGTGTAGGATTTGATTGGAGCCAATCCTCCTTGGGAGTAGCTCCGGAAGCCACGATGGTTTTACCCTACGTATTGCTAGAAATGACTCCCCCAATCATTGCCGCCTTAGGGCTGGGAGCCGTTGCGGCGGCAGTAATGTCATCAGTGGATTCTTCTATATTATCTGCTGCCTCTATGTTTACCTGGAATTTCTATAGGCCACTACTCAAACCTTCATGCTCTGACAAGCAAATTAAAAACTCCATACGTTTGGCCATTCTCGGAATTGGACTTATTTCTACTTGGCTTGCCCTCACGCTCCAAAGTGTTTACGAGCTTTGGTACCTATGCGCTGATCTTGTTTATGTGGTTTTATTTCCACAATTGGTAATGGCTTTGTATTTTAAAAAGGCAAATAAACGAGGAGCTATCGCAGGAATCATAGTCGGGATTTTTCTAAGATTTGGTGGTGGAGAACCAATATTTAGCATACCTCCATTTATCCCTTACCCTATGGAAGACCCAATTGACGGAATTCAATTTCCATTTAGAACTTTCTCTATGATTTGCAGTTTAATAAGTATACTTATTGTTTCCTTACTCTTCCCTATTAAAAAAACAAACTAA
- a CDS encoding nucleoside hydrolase, with protein sequence MNRNIQLFLILFFAFTFTFHSKAQVPVILDADLDSDVDDVGALAMLHTLENQQKIKILGVVVTSDDKDAAGCAAAINTYYNRPDIPIGVEKGIALRSFSKYTKQLATNYPHPLKNGKQPEDATRLYRKLLVNSPDNSVIIISIGHLTNIRKLLNSKADQISPLSGKELIQKKVKIWSCMGGKFPNGKEANFYRPDPESTQIAVKNWPGKVIFSGWEIGNNIITGADYLKHALDSDHPVSLAYQLFNGYQGRQSWDQTSILVALSDKKYWNLSPKGNVIVYEDGSNAWEETPEGSHQYLIESVPPTEIAKIIDALMVGIYRPGF encoded by the coding sequence ATGAACCGAAACATACAGCTATTTTTAATTTTATTTTTTGCTTTCACATTTACTTTTCATTCCAAAGCTCAGGTTCCTGTCATACTAGATGCAGACTTGGATTCTGATGTAGATGATGTAGGTGCTTTGGCGATGTTGCACACCTTGGAAAACCAGCAAAAGATCAAAATCCTCGGAGTGGTAGTTACTAGTGATGATAAAGATGCTGCCGGATGTGCTGCAGCCATTAACACTTATTACAATAGACCTGACATTCCTATAGGTGTTGAAAAAGGCATTGCATTGAGAAGCTTTTCCAAATACACAAAACAGTTGGCAACAAACTATCCTCACCCCTTAAAAAATGGCAAGCAGCCGGAAGATGCCACTCGGCTTTACAGAAAACTATTGGTCAATTCGCCAGACAACAGTGTGATTATCATTAGCATAGGACATCTTACGAATATTCGAAAATTACTTAATTCCAAAGCAGATCAAATAAGTCCTTTAAGCGGTAAGGAACTGATCCAAAAGAAAGTCAAAATATGGTCTTGTATGGGTGGAAAATTTCCTAATGGAAAAGAGGCCAACTTCTATCGACCAGACCCGGAGTCTACTCAAATTGCAGTGAAAAACTGGCCGGGAAAAGTGATTTTTTCCGGATGGGAAATAGGCAATAATATTATCACGGGAGCTGATTATTTAAAGCATGCATTAGACAGTGATCACCCTGTAAGCCTCGCGTATCAATTATTCAACGGGTACCAAGGAAGACAAAGCTGGGATCAAACTTCTATTCTGGTGGCCTTATCTGATAAGAAATATTGGAACCTGAGTCCAAAAGGAAATGTAATTGTATATGAAGATGGAAGTAACGCTTGGGAAGAAACGCCAGAGGGTTCACACCAGTACTTGATTGAATCTGTACCACCTACAGAAATCGCCAAAATAATTGATGCATTAATGGTGGGGATTTATAGGCCTGGTTTTTGA
- a CDS encoding acetolactate synthase large subunit translates to MKASDLFVKALEKEGVEYIFGLPGEENLDILESLTRSKIKLILTRHEQGAGFMAATYGRLTGKPGVCMSTLGPGATNLFTPGAYAQLGAMPMLMITGQKPIKKSKQARFQIIDVVDMMRPITKYTKQIVDGNVIASNVREAFRKATEERPGAVHLELPEDIAQENVEDHVFEVVDYMLPKSDDEAIRAAAKMIGNAKMPLLLIGAGANRKVTCQALASFVDTTGIYFFTTQMGKGVIDERHPKYLGTAALSSHDFVHAAIDESDLIINVGHDVIEKPPFFMKQGGKKVIHVNFSPAEVDPVYFPQLNVVGDITDSVEKLAKAIKPSESWNFDFYKKVKTEVSEHLGKYFEDERFPTLPQRLVNLLRNKLGEKDVITLDNGVYKIWFARNYTCYHPNTLLLDNALATMGAGLPSAMCVNLLYPDKKVVAICGDGGFMMNSQELETAVRLGLNMVVIILNDESYGMIKWKQEDMGFKDFGLDFKNPDFVQYANSYGAHGYRPESDKDLQEILDKSLNSSGVHVIDLKVDYSLNHPILNVMLKEKTSKL, encoded by the coding sequence ATGAAAGCATCAGATTTATTTGTAAAAGCACTTGAAAAGGAAGGTGTAGAATATATTTTTGGCCTTCCGGGTGAGGAAAATCTAGACATTCTAGAATCGCTTACCCGCTCTAAAATCAAACTGATTTTAACCAGACATGAACAAGGCGCCGGTTTTATGGCGGCCACTTATGGTAGACTCACCGGAAAACCCGGGGTTTGCATGTCTACCCTAGGCCCCGGAGCAACAAACTTATTCACTCCGGGAGCCTATGCTCAATTAGGAGCCATGCCTATGCTAATGATAACAGGCCAAAAACCAATAAAGAAAAGTAAGCAGGCTCGGTTTCAAATAATTGATGTAGTGGATATGATGCGGCCGATCACCAAGTACACCAAACAGATTGTTGATGGCAATGTAATCGCCTCCAATGTACGTGAGGCTTTTCGAAAAGCTACTGAAGAAAGGCCGGGTGCGGTACATTTAGAGCTCCCGGAAGACATTGCGCAAGAGAATGTAGAAGACCATGTATTTGAAGTTGTAGACTATATGTTGCCAAAATCTGATGATGAAGCCATCCGGGCAGCTGCAAAAATGATTGGGAATGCAAAAATGCCACTATTGCTAATCGGAGCTGGAGCCAATAGGAAGGTTACTTGTCAAGCCCTTGCCTCGTTTGTAGATACAACGGGAATCTATTTTTTCACTACGCAAATGGGCAAAGGGGTAATTGATGAAAGACATCCAAAATACCTGGGCACAGCGGCACTCTCCTCTCATGATTTTGTCCATGCTGCCATCGATGAATCGGATTTAATAATCAATGTTGGACATGACGTAATTGAAAAACCACCATTTTTTATGAAACAGGGAGGTAAAAAAGTTATTCATGTGAATTTTTCTCCTGCAGAAGTCGATCCCGTTTATTTCCCGCAACTAAACGTTGTTGGTGACATTACCGATTCTGTCGAAAAACTTGCCAAAGCAATAAAACCTTCAGAGAGCTGGAACTTTGATTTTTATAAAAAAGTAAAGACAGAAGTATCCGAACACTTGGGAAAATATTTTGAAGATGAACGCTTTCCTACCTTACCCCAGCGATTGGTAAATTTGTTAAGAAATAAACTAGGTGAAAAGGATGTAATAACCTTGGACAATGGGGTTTATAAAATTTGGTTTGCCAGAAACTATACTTGTTATCATCCCAACACATTATTGCTTGACAATGCTTTGGCAACCATGGGTGCCGGCTTACCTTCAGCCATGTGTGTCAATTTACTATATCCTGATAAAAAAGTAGTCGCCATCTGTGGGGATGGTGGTTTTATGATGAACTCACAAGAGTTGGAAACTGCCGTACGCTTAGGGTTAAATATGGTAGTAATTATTTTGAATGATGAATCCTATGGAATGATCAAATGGAAGCAGGAAGATATGGGCTTTAAGGATTTTGGTTTAGACTTCAAAAATCCTGACTTTGTTCAATATGCAAATAGCTATGGAGCCCATGGCTACCGACCGGAAAGTGACAAGGATTTGCAGGAAATTCTTGACAAATCACTCAATAGCTCGGGAGTTCATGTTATTGACTTAAAGGTTGATTATTCTTTAAACCACCCGATTTTAAATGTAATGTTGAAAGAAAAAACATCCAAACTATGA
- a CDS encoding aldehyde dehydrogenase family protein — protein sequence MNDQLKVYAPFDRTLIGTLPMAGVDELEQKIATAHDLFQDRDQWIPAYKRIAILEKARALMEDKIEDLTKIAAQEGGKPYQDSMVEVKRAINGLKIATEEISHMKGGQIPMGITESSINRLAFTIREPIGVVASLSAFNHPLNLIVHQVITAFAAGCPVIVKPASKTPYSCMALVEILKEAGVPEGWVQSIHCSNELSEKLVGDPRINFLSFIGSAKVGWSLKSKMAPGTRCALEHGGAAPVIVEKDSPFEEMLPLLVKGGFYHAGQVCVSVQKVFAHNSIAEKLANDIAAEAKKLKVGNPLSEDTEVGPLIETEEVDRVDEWVKEAISGGAKLLCGGKKISDTCYEPTVLLNPSNEAKISQQEVFGPVVCVYAYEEREEAIALANSLEFHFQAAVFTKDLDIALDTVQKLNATAVMVNDHTAFRVDWMPFGGRDASGEGMGGIPYSMHEMTREKLMVFKSKYLP from the coding sequence ATGAATGACCAATTAAAAGTTTATGCTCCTTTTGATAGAACACTTATAGGCACCTTGCCAATGGCAGGTGTTGATGAGTTGGAGCAAAAAATAGCGACAGCACATGACTTATTTCAGGACAGGGATCAGTGGATTCCTGCCTACAAAAGAATTGCTATTTTAGAAAAAGCGAGAGCTTTGATGGAGGACAAAATAGAAGACTTAACCAAAATAGCTGCCCAAGAAGGGGGAAAACCCTATCAGGATTCTATGGTTGAGGTAAAAAGAGCCATAAATGGGCTAAAAATTGCTACAGAGGAAATCTCTCATATGAAAGGCGGACAAATCCCAATGGGAATTACTGAATCTTCAATAAATAGATTGGCCTTTACCATTCGTGAGCCCATAGGGGTAGTTGCTTCTTTATCCGCCTTTAATCACCCCTTGAACCTAATCGTTCATCAAGTAATCACTGCTTTTGCTGCAGGATGTCCCGTAATCGTAAAACCGGCAAGTAAGACACCTTATTCTTGCATGGCACTTGTAGAAATTCTTAAAGAAGCAGGCGTTCCGGAAGGTTGGGTTCAGTCTATCCATTGTAGCAATGAACTTTCAGAAAAGTTAGTGGGAGATCCACGAATTAATTTTCTATCCTTTATTGGTTCTGCCAAAGTAGGCTGGTCATTGAAATCTAAAATGGCTCCGGGAACCAGATGTGCGCTAGAACATGGAGGTGCTGCCCCTGTAATTGTTGAAAAGGATTCGCCATTTGAAGAAATGTTGCCATTACTGGTTAAAGGTGGCTTTTACCATGCCGGCCAAGTATGTGTCTCTGTTCAAAAAGTCTTTGCCCATAATTCCATAGCAGAGAAACTTGCCAATGACATAGCAGCTGAAGCAAAAAAATTAAAAGTTGGTAACCCACTCTCAGAAGACACGGAGGTAGGTCCCCTCATTGAAACCGAAGAAGTTGATCGAGTCGATGAATGGGTAAAAGAAGCCATTTCCGGAGGTGCTAAACTATTATGCGGAGGCAAGAAAATCAGTGACACTTGTTATGAGCCTACCGTTTTACTTAATCCTTCAAATGAAGCCAAAATCTCCCAACAAGAAGTCTTTGGTCCCGTTGTTTGCGTTTATGCCTATGAGGAAAGAGAAGAAGCCATTGCTTTAGCCAACAGTCTGGAATTTCATTTTCAAGCAGCAGTGTTTACCAAGGATTTGGACATTGCCCTAGATACTGTCCAAAAATTAAATGCTACTGCAGTGATGGTAAATGACCATACAGCTTTTCGAGTAGATTGGATGCCTTTTGGAGGCCGAGATGCCTCAGGAGAAGGAATGGGAGGAATCCCCTACTCAATGCATGAAATGACTCGAGAAAAATTAATGGTTTTTAAGAGCAAGTACTTACCATAA
- a CDS encoding YdeI/OmpD-associated family protein, with protein MSPEVNFYFNKSKKWQKELNLLRNIILEFPLSEELKWGVPCYTWPSDSTSKRSNILLIHEFKEYCALLFFKGVLLKDPDKKLVQQTENVQAARQLRFTGEDEIRSSSTYIKSLINEAISVEEAGLKVPKRDTKSYEIVEEFQLALNKDQDLLKGFQTLSPGRQRAYLLFFSAAKQSKTRHSRIEKYRDKILMGLGMDD; from the coding sequence ATGAGCCCTGAGGTCAATTTTTATTTCAATAAATCCAAAAAATGGCAAAAAGAACTAAATTTATTAAGGAATATAATCCTTGAGTTCCCCCTTTCTGAAGAATTAAAATGGGGCGTGCCATGTTATACTTGGCCTTCGGATTCTACATCTAAAAGGAGTAATATCCTTTTAATCCATGAGTTTAAAGAATATTGTGCCCTATTGTTTTTTAAAGGAGTACTTTTAAAGGATCCGGATAAAAAACTTGTGCAGCAAACTGAGAATGTGCAAGCAGCAAGACAATTGCGTTTCACCGGGGAAGATGAGATACGATCAAGTTCCACTTATATCAAGTCACTGATAAACGAAGCCATTTCTGTTGAAGAGGCTGGATTAAAGGTACCGAAAAGAGACACAAAATCTTATGAAATTGTTGAAGAGTTTCAACTAGCACTGAATAAGGACCAAGATTTACTGAAAGGTTTTCAAACCCTTTCTCCCGGAAGGCAAAGAGCTTATTTATTGTTTTTCTCGGCTGCAAAACAATCCAAAACAAGGCATTCCAGAATAGAAAAATATAGGGATAAAATACTTATGGGCTTAGGAATGGATGATTGA
- a CDS encoding DUF1697 domain-containing protein, whose translation MDKKIAILRGINVGGKRKILMVDLKSLFEDLGYKEISTYIQSGNVIFKSAEKADELKIANSIEKAIEEKFGFEVPVIVRTAENLQKTLSNNPFSKGDQEDIAPLHITFLAQEPAEENLIKIKVLDFSPDKFKIEGKDVFIYCEGKYHQSKLTNNFFESKLKVKATTRNLKTVRKLCELSQ comes from the coding sequence ATGGACAAGAAAATAGCTATCTTAAGGGGGATTAACGTGGGTGGTAAAAGGAAAATATTGATGGTTGACCTAAAATCCTTATTTGAAGATTTAGGGTATAAGGAGATTTCAACTTATATACAAAGTGGTAATGTTATCTTTAAATCAGCAGAAAAAGCAGATGAATTGAAAATTGCAAATAGCATTGAAAAGGCCATCGAGGAAAAATTTGGATTTGAGGTACCGGTAATAGTAAGAACAGCCGAAAATTTACAAAAAACATTATCGAATAATCCTTTTTCTAAAGGCGATCAAGAAGATATTGCCCCTCTACATATTACCTTCTTAGCTCAGGAGCCGGCAGAAGAAAATCTCATTAAAATAAAAGTCTTAGATTTTTCACCAGACAAATTTAAAATTGAGGGAAAGGATGTCTTTATATATTGTGAAGGGAAATACCATCAATCCAAATTGACCAATAACTTTTTTGAAAGTAAACTGAAAGTTAAAGCTACCACCAGAAATCTTAAAACCGTAAGGAAACTCTGCGAATTAAGTCAATAA
- a CDS encoding alpha/beta hydrolase, with protein sequence MKKLFFILLFAFSISTIYAQEIIYEQLTNLPYYGEKVRKTDGYLSDRCVLDIYYPKNTKDFATIVWFHGGGITGGEKEIPVALKDQGFAIIGVNYRLSPNVKAPAYIEDAAAAIAWTFNNIDEYGGDPTKIFISGHSAGGYLASMVGLDKSYLQTHGIDANNIAGLIPFSGHAITHFTVRKEQGIPGEQPTIDKYAPLYHVREDAPPLLLITGDRELELLGRYEENAYLMRMMKVAGHKETVLYEMDGYGHGMTHPAFPLLIKEVKRILVN encoded by the coding sequence ATGAAAAAATTATTCTTTATTCTATTATTTGCATTCTCAATTTCAACCATTTATGCTCAGGAAATCATTTACGAACAGTTAACAAACCTGCCATATTATGGAGAGAAAGTTAGGAAAACAGATGGTTATTTATCAGATCGCTGTGTGTTGGACATCTATTATCCAAAAAACACCAAAGATTTTGCTACTATAGTCTGGTTTCATGGAGGAGGTATCACCGGAGGTGAAAAAGAGATTCCGGTAGCTTTAAAAGATCAAGGCTTTGCAATAATTGGCGTTAACTATCGATTATCTCCAAATGTAAAAGCCCCTGCCTACATCGAAGATGCTGCAGCTGCCATTGCATGGACATTCAATAACATTGATGAGTATGGAGGAGATCCCACAAAAATATTCATTTCCGGACACAGTGCAGGGGGTTACTTGGCCAGTATGGTTGGTTTAGACAAGTCATACCTACAAACTCATGGAATTGATGCCAACAATATTGCCGGATTGATCCCTTTTAGCGGGCATGCTATTACTCATTTTACTGTCCGTAAAGAGCAGGGCATTCCGGGCGAGCAACCAACAATTGATAAATATGCTCCCTTATATCATGTCCGGGAAGATGCTCCCCCACTTTTACTCATTACAGGCGATCGAGAACTTGAACTTTTAGGGCGATATGAAGAAAATGCTTATCTAATGCGCATGATGAAAGTGGCGGGGCATAAGGAAACTGTACTCTACGAAATGGATGGATATGGACACGGAATGACACATCCTGCCTTTCCATTGCTTATCAAAGAAGTGAAAAGAATATTAGTAAATTAA
- a CDS encoding O-methyltransferase: protein MDQSQITDIPELYSNIQSKAKEIGFTMPSDLYIGSLLKTLISSRKNANILEIGTGAGLSLAWMLEGLSVGSSLTSIDNDPTLTKIATDFFGEDPRLSLLCEDGGKWIENYEGPPFDLIFADAWPGKYSHIDETLAIVKLGGFYIIDDMNPQKNWPLGHAEKAEKLVQILEERKDFNLTKMNWSTGVILMTKIK, encoded by the coding sequence ATGGACCAATCACAAATTACGGATATACCCGAATTGTATTCAAACATTCAATCCAAAGCCAAGGAGATTGGATTTACTATGCCTTCGGACCTTTACATAGGGAGCTTATTGAAAACCCTTATCTCATCCCGTAAAAATGCCAATATCTTAGAAATTGGCACTGGGGCCGGATTGTCTTTGGCGTGGATGTTGGAAGGTTTATCTGTGGGTTCATCCCTGACCAGCATAGATAATGATCCAACTTTGACTAAAATTGCAACTGACTTTTTTGGTGAAGATCCTAGGCTTTCTTTACTATGTGAAGATGGGGGGAAATGGATAGAAAATTATGAGGGACCACCATTTGATTTAATCTTTGCAGATGCCTGGCCTGGTAAATACAGCCATATCGATGAAACATTAGCCATTGTTAAGCTTGGGGGATTTTATATCATTGATGACATGAACCCTCAAAAAAACTGGCCTTTAGGACATGCTGAAAAAGCAGAAAAGCTCGTTCAGATTCTAGAGGAAAGAAAAGATTTCAACCTTACAAAAATGAATTGGTCAACAGGTGTAATTCTTATGACCAAAATAAAATAA
- a CDS encoding DUF1569 domain-containing protein, which translates to MALPNIFDKNVTDQLIIRIDKLKADSQPGWGKMTAPQMLAHCNVTYEMVYTDKHPKPNFFMKFILKLFVKNIVVGEKPYKRNSQTAPAFLITDTRDFEKERKRLIDYLNQTQALGEKNFDNKESNSFGKLSIKEWNNMFYKHLDHHLTQFGV; encoded by the coding sequence ATGGCCTTACCAAATATTTTCGATAAAAATGTCACCGATCAATTAATCATCAGGATCGATAAATTAAAAGCTGACAGCCAACCGGGATGGGGTAAAATGACTGCACCACAAATGCTTGCCCATTGCAACGTCACCTATGAAATGGTATACACAGACAAACATCCAAAGCCAAATTTCTTCATGAAATTTATTTTAAAGCTGTTTGTGAAAAATATTGTGGTAGGTGAAAAACCTTACAAACGCAACTCCCAAACAGCACCTGCTTTCCTAATCACTGATACCAGAGATTTTGAGAAAGAACGAAAGAGACTTATTGATTATCTGAATCAAACTCAGGCTTTGGGTGAAAAAAACTTTGATAATAAAGAATCCAATTCTTTTGGTAAGCTAAGCATAAAAGAGTGGAACAACATGTTTTACAAACACCTTGACCATCATTTGACACAATTCGGAGTATAG